In Hydrogenovibrio thermophilus, the following are encoded in one genomic region:
- a CDS encoding GNAT family N-acetyltransferase, which yields MIQQGTDALTHNPVYGSTYPPAAKAFGQSATHRYLEAIQAAGGVHQAIRNVTTRLTLEKIDDDWVPVTVNQAEYDNSYVCSPYTAYISYARDELGLLNNVFLETALKGAIGLGSLALKHAKINQTVSLNNWLVSTNLVPDWSEATLQNLVADLTQRYPDHSLSLRSLNARTDGDMMRRLKAQGWLLIPARQVYLFDNENTDWWKRNNCKNDQRLLRKTILQYASASELEYDDFADIERIFTQLFIDKHSIHNPQFSADFLYHLHKSGLVDFHTFRDSSGQVVAAIGLFTQRDIITTPILGYDTRLPKSLGLYRLLMAVLLKHTYESGKMMNLSSGAAQFKRMRGGQPHLEYTAFYVEHLPNKRRRLLQGFAALVNRTAPKLFEKHQL from the coding sequence ATGATTCAACAAGGAACGGATGCCTTGACGCATAACCCCGTATACGGTTCAACATACCCGCCGGCCGCCAAAGCCTTTGGCCAGTCGGCCACGCACCGCTATCTCGAAGCCATTCAAGCCGCTGGCGGCGTGCACCAGGCGATTCGCAATGTCACCACCCGTTTGACGCTGGAAAAGATTGACGATGATTGGGTACCCGTCACCGTCAACCAGGCGGAATACGACAACAGCTATGTCTGTTCGCCCTACACGGCTTACATTTCCTATGCCCGGGACGAATTAGGGTTATTGAACAATGTGTTTCTGGAAACAGCCTTGAAGGGCGCCATCGGGCTCGGCAGCCTGGCGTTGAAACACGCCAAAATCAATCAAACGGTGTCGCTGAACAACTGGTTGGTGTCCACCAATTTGGTGCCGGATTGGTCGGAAGCCACCTTACAGAACCTGGTCGCCGACCTGACCCAACGCTACCCCGACCACAGTTTGAGTCTGCGCTCGCTCAACGCCCGCACCGACGGCGACATGATGCGCCGACTGAAAGCCCAAGGCTGGTTATTGATTCCGGCCCGGCAGGTGTATCTGTTCGACAATGAAAACACCGACTGGTGGAAACGCAATAATTGCAAAAACGACCAACGCCTACTGCGCAAGACGATTCTGCAATATGCGTCGGCTTCGGAGCTGGAATACGACGATTTTGCCGACATCGAACGGATTTTCACGCAACTGTTCATCGATAAGCACTCGATTCACAATCCGCAGTTCAGTGCCGATTTTCTCTACCATCTGCACAAGTCAGGCCTGGTGGATTTTCATACGTTTCGGGATTCGTCCGGTCAAGTGGTGGCCGCCATCGGCCTATTCACCCAACGCGACATCATCACCACGCCGATTCTCGGCTACGACACCCGTTTACCGAAATCGCTCGGGCTCTACCGTTTATTAATGGCGGTGCTGTTAAAGCACACCTACGAAAGCGGCAAAATGATGAACCTCAGCTCCGGTGCGGCACAATTCAAACGCATGCGCGGCGGTCAACCGCACCTTGAATACACCGCCTTTTACGTTGAGCACCTTCCGAACAAACGGCGTCGCCTATTGCAGGGATTTGCCGCCTTGGTGAATCGAACGGCACCAAAGCTGTTCGAAAAGCATCAACTTTAA